In one Arachis duranensis cultivar V14167 chromosome 9, aradu.V14167.gnm2.J7QH, whole genome shotgun sequence genomic region, the following are encoded:
- the LOC127741493 gene encoding uncharacterized protein LOC127741493 — MKFRKNDSKRVRAVCKVKDCKWVVYVSRDHGDSCWQVKTFLNDQTCPREDRNRAANKNWVVGKLMKKLRKYPDFRNCEATTFFKTKYDLSLNRNSISQALCDARNVVYGDTKEQYAMLRDYGETLLKTNPGLTVQICTKPQPSDDVIFERMYICLSECKSSFRAGFCPLIGLNGAFLKTVFGGKILSTVGQDANHHIYVIAWTIVEVENFEKWRWFLELLHEDHGDYKTHGWNFISDM, encoded by the coding sequence ATGAAGTTCAGGAAGAACGACAGCAAAAGGGTAAGGGCAGTATGTAAGGTGAAGGATTGCAAATGGGTCGTATACGTCTCGAGGGACCACGGAGACAGTTGCTGGCAAGTGAAGACATTCTTGAATGATCAGACCTGTCCAAGAGAGGATAGGAACAGGGCAGCAAATAAAAACTGGGTAGTAGGTAAGTTGATGAAAAAGCTAAGGAAATATCCCGATTTCAGGAACTGTGAGGCTACAACTTTTTTCAAGACGAAATACGATTTGTCGCTCAATAGGAATTCAATATCACAGGCATTGTGTGATGCTAGGAATGTAGTTTATGGGGATACAAAGGAGCAATATGCCATGTTGAGGGACTATGGTGAAACTCTGTTGAAGACCAACCCGGGATTGACAGTTCAGATTTGCACAAAACCACAACCTAGTGATGACGTCATCTTTGAGAGGATGTACATCTGTTTGAGTGAGTGCAAATCTAGTTTCAGGGCTGGTTTTTGTCCATTAATTGGACTTAATGGGGCCTTTTTGAAAACTGTATTCGGGGGAAAAATCCTATCTACTGTTGGACAAGATGCTAATCACCATATATATGTTATTGCGTGGACAATTGTAGAAGTGGAGAACTTTGAGAAATGGAGGTGGTTTCTAGAGTTGCTACATGAAGACCATGGAGACTATAAGACTCATGGGTGGAACTTCATCTCTGATATGTAA
- the LOC107464221 gene encoding polyadenylation and cleavage factor homolog 4, with the protein MYSENLMVSAENPRPFAFQQHLSSSSSTTTSANAKPMSNEIAQMPPPSTLGCRFEAMLKLRDDELRATAGHVPPPSTEEIVQLYEMLLSELTSNQKLIINDLTFIAVHQREHARGIADAICARILKVPAEQKLPSLYLLDSIVKNFGQEYVTYFALRLPEVFCEAYRQVQPHLHPAMRHLFGTWSEVFPPSALRKIEAELQLSQVVNNSQSSNMNPLRASESPSPSHGIHVNPKYLQQLERSTVDSTSGKEWCGLFVGDDCVQEELLEKAVPGDDDGERKMNFAWRVDKMEADIRNLKFMTQVLGFGLLVVVVFVGMVLLKS; encoded by the exons ATGTACTCTGAAAATCTGATGGTGTCCGCTGAAAACCCTAGACCCTTCGCGTTTCAGCAACAtctgtcttcttcttcgtctACTACTACTTCGGCCAACGCGAAACCCATGAGCAATGAGATCGCACAGATGCCTCCCCCTTCCACTCTCGGTTGCAGGTTCGAGGCTATGCTCAAGCTGCGCGACGACGAGCTCAGGGCCACTGCCGGTCACGTGCCCCCTCCGTCTACGGAAGAAATCGTTCAGCTGTACGAGATGCTGCTGTCGGAGCTCACGTCCAATCAGAAGCTCATTATCAACGATCTCACCTTCATCGCTGTGCACCAGAGGGAGCATGCCAGGGGCATCGCCGACGCTATCTGCGCTCGGATTCTCAAG GTGCCTGCAGAGCAAAAGCTTCCTTCACTCTATCTCTTGGACAGTATAGTGAAGAACTTTGGACAGGAATATGTTACATACTTTGCATTACGCCTGCCCGAA GTTTTCTGTGAGGCATACAGGCAGGTTCAGCCTCATTTGCACCCTGCTATGCGCCATCTCTTTGGCACCTGGTCAGAAGTCTTTCCACCGTCTGCCCTACGCAAGATTGAAGCTGAGTTGCAACTTTCTCAAGTAGTTAATAATAGTCAATCGTCCAACATGAATCCCCTCAGAGCATCTGAATCtcctagtccaagtcatggcaTACATGTAAATCCAAAGTACCTGCAGCAGTTGGAGCGCTCTACTGTAGATAGT ACAAGTGGGAAAGAATGGTGTGGCTTATTCGTCGGGGATGATTGTGTGCAAGAGGAGCTGCTTGAAAAAGCTGTTCCAggagatgatgatggtgaaAGGAAAATGAACTTTGCATGGCGGGTGGACAAGATGGAAGCAGACATTAGAAATCTGAAATTCATGACTCAAGTTCTTGGGTTTGGGTTGTTGGTAGTTGTAGTTTTTGTAGGAATGGTGCTCTTAAAGAGTTGA